In the genome of Photobacterium sp. TY1-4, one region contains:
- the ptsG gene encoding PTS glucose transporter subunit IIBC yields MFKNLFANLQKVGKALMLPVSVLPVAGILLGVGAANFSWMPDIVSHLMEQAGGSVFGQMALLFAVGVALGFTNNDGVAGLSAIVGYGIMVATLKVMAGAYGVDEINTGVLGGILVGGLAGWAFNRFYRIQLPDYLGFFAGKRSVPIITGFCAIALGIVLSFIWPPIGAGIAAFSDWAANQNPVTAFGIYGVVERALIPFGLHHIWNVPFFYEAGECVNKSGEVVNGIMTCFLTADDASRAAGNGFGQLAGGYLFKMFGLPAAAIAIWHSARPENRAKVGGIMLSAALTSFLTGITEPIEFSFLFIAPVLYVIHALLAGFAYVLTNMLGVVHGHTFSNGFIDFVVQSPNADNMGLLVVLGVAYAIVYYVVFRVVISALDLKTPGREADEEQGEMATGTALAQSLVMAFGGKDNITGLDACITRLRVAVASIDKVDQEELKKLGAAGVVVAGGGVQAIFGTKSDNLKSDMDEWIRNH; encoded by the coding sequence ATGTTTAAGAACCTTTTTGCGAACCTGCAGAAAGTCGGTAAGGCGCTGATGCTGCCCGTCTCGGTTCTGCCGGTCGCAGGTATTCTGTTGGGGGTCGGGGCAGCGAACTTTAGCTGGATGCCGGATATTGTCTCTCATCTGATGGAGCAGGCAGGCGGCTCAGTGTTCGGCCAAATGGCATTGCTGTTTGCCGTTGGTGTGGCCCTGGGTTTCACCAACAATGACGGTGTCGCCGGGTTATCCGCGATTGTTGGTTACGGGATCATGGTTGCCACGCTGAAAGTGATGGCGGGTGCCTACGGGGTTGATGAAATCAATACTGGTGTGCTGGGCGGGATCCTGGTCGGTGGCCTGGCCGGGTGGGCATTTAATCGATTTTATCGAATCCAACTCCCTGACTATCTCGGTTTTTTTGCCGGGAAGCGTTCGGTGCCGATTATCACCGGCTTTTGTGCCATTGCCCTGGGTATTGTGCTCTCTTTCATTTGGCCACCAATCGGTGCCGGTATTGCCGCTTTCTCTGACTGGGCCGCAAACCAGAATCCGGTGACGGCTTTCGGGATTTACGGTGTGGTCGAGCGTGCGCTGATCCCATTTGGCTTGCACCACATCTGGAATGTACCGTTCTTTTACGAAGCAGGTGAGTGTGTGAATAAGTCCGGTGAGGTGGTGAACGGGATTATGACCTGCTTCCTGACCGCGGATGATGCCTCCCGTGCTGCCGGGAACGGGTTCGGTCAGCTGGCCGGGGGGTACCTGTTCAAAATGTTCGGTCTGCCGGCGGCGGCGATTGCAATCTGGCATTCGGCGAGGCCGGAGAATCGTGCCAAAGTCGGCGGGATCATGTTGTCTGCGGCGCTGACGTCGTTCCTGACCGGGATCACCGAGCCGATTGAATTCTCCTTCCTGTTTATTGCGCCGGTTCTTTACGTGATCCACGCGCTGCTGGCAGGGTTTGCCTATGTCCTGACCAATATGCTGGGCGTGGTGCACGGCCATACGTTCTCCAACGGCTTTATTGATTTTGTGGTGCAGTCACCAAACGCTGACAATATGGGGCTGCTGGTGGTTCTGGGTGTAGCTTACGCCATTGTTTACTATGTTGTGTTCCGAGTGGTGATCAGTGCCCTGGATCTGAAAACGCCGGGCCGTGAAGCGGACGAAGAGCAAGGTGAAATGGCGACGGGTACAGCACTGGCACAATCCCTGGTGATGGCTTTTGGCGGCAAAGACAACATTACCGGCCTGGATGCCTGCATTACCCGCCTGCGTGTGGCTGTTGCCAGTATCGATAAGGTCGATCAGGAAGAGCTGAAAAAACTCGGCGCAGCCGGGGTCGTGGTTGCCGGTGGTGGTGTGCAGGCGATTTTCGGGACTAAATCGGACAACCTGAAGTCGGACATGGATGAGTGGATCCGCAATCACTAA
- a CDS encoding TatD family hydrolase, with protein MLVDSHCHLDKLDYEQLHTGVDDVLAKAKARGVDYFLSVGVTLKSFPTMMELIEPYPHVFATCGVHPLDIEAGFDYEQLRVYAQHERVVAIGETGLDYHYQPELAEQQQEIFRQHVRLAVELNKPLIIHTRMAREDTLRILREEGAEKCGGVLHCFTESLEMAQAAIELGFYISISGIVTFNKASELKNVVHQIPLERLLVETDSPYLAPVPHRGKQNQPAYVREVAEYIALLKGVSVEEVERVTTENFFSLFSRAQR; from the coding sequence GTGTTAGTTGATTCACATTGTCACCTGGACAAACTGGATTACGAGCAATTACATACTGGGGTTGATGATGTGTTGGCTAAAGCCAAGGCCAGAGGTGTCGATTACTTCCTGTCGGTTGGGGTGACGCTGAAAAGCTTTCCGACCATGATGGAACTGATTGAACCTTATCCGCACGTCTTTGCAACTTGTGGTGTGCATCCCCTGGATATTGAAGCCGGCTTTGATTACGAACAGTTGCGGGTTTACGCACAGCATGAGCGCGTGGTTGCCATCGGTGAAACCGGCCTGGATTATCACTACCAGCCGGAGCTGGCCGAGCAGCAGCAGGAGATTTTCCGCCAGCATGTTCGTTTAGCCGTCGAGCTGAACAAGCCGTTGATTATCCATACCCGAATGGCACGTGAAGATACGCTGCGTATTTTGCGTGAAGAAGGGGCGGAAAAGTGTGGGGGTGTGCTGCACTGCTTCACTGAAAGTCTGGAAATGGCCCAGGCCGCGATTGAGCTTGGCTTCTACATCTCGATTTCCGGAATCGTGACCTTTAACAAGGCCAGCGAACTGAAAAATGTGGTTCACCAGATCCCACTAGAGCGCCTGCTGGTGGAAACCGACTCACCGTACCTGGCACCCGTGCCACATCGCGGTAAACAAAACCAACCGGCTTATGTCCGAGAGGTCGCCGAGTATATTGCTCTGCTCAAAGGCGTTTCCGTCGAAGAGGTTGAGCGGGTTACCACGGAGAATTTCTTCTCGCTTTTCTCGCGCGCCCAGCGCTAA
- the holB gene encoding DNA polymerase III subunit delta': protein MLYPWQESVWLNWQQLLRQGRLHHAVLLVAPGGSGREALARQLAKTVLCQHSETDPCGHCHSCQLFDAGNHPDYHAVTPAQAGKQIGVDAIRQCNRWATETSQLAGQRVIMIDPADQMGESAANALLKTLEEPPSGCQFVLLAHSLDSLLPTITSRCNQWRLPTPDEGQTQRWVEQQLMQSVKREVIRLNRGSPLATVAFIEQGQDIRYGNLLDAFCAFAKPPHLGLYDVAGMCVAEGTLSLKWLSYFLVDCIKLQQGAGAHLIHCESVAKVQAVAAQLSPAVLLRQAHQVNALQRQLETHSGLNEELLIVNWLTGFMPD from the coding sequence ATGTTGTATCCATGGCAGGAGTCTGTCTGGCTAAACTGGCAGCAATTGTTGCGTCAGGGCCGCTTGCATCATGCCGTGTTGCTGGTGGCGCCGGGCGGCAGTGGGCGCGAGGCGCTGGCCAGACAATTGGCGAAAACCGTGCTGTGCCAGCACAGTGAGACGGATCCCTGTGGACACTGTCATAGCTGCCAGCTCTTCGATGCCGGGAACCACCCGGATTACCACGCCGTGACGCCGGCGCAAGCAGGCAAGCAGATCGGAGTGGATGCAATTCGCCAATGTAACCGCTGGGCCACAGAAACCTCTCAGCTGGCGGGCCAGCGGGTGATCATGATTGATCCGGCGGATCAGATGGGGGAGTCTGCGGCCAATGCGCTGTTGAAAACCCTGGAAGAGCCGCCGTCCGGATGTCAGTTTGTGTTGCTGGCCCACTCGCTGGACAGCTTACTTCCGACCATCACCAGCCGGTGTAATCAATGGCGGCTGCCGACCCCGGATGAAGGGCAAACCCAGCGTTGGGTTGAACAGCAGTTGATGCAAAGCGTCAAGCGGGAAGTCATCCGGCTCAATCGTGGTTCGCCGCTGGCGACGGTCGCATTTATTGAGCAGGGGCAGGACATTCGTTACGGCAACCTGCTGGACGCGTTTTGTGCGTTTGCCAAGCCGCCTCATCTGGGCCTGTACGATGTGGCGGGCATGTGCGTCGCTGAAGGCACGCTCAGCCTGAAGTGGCTCAGCTATTTCCTGGTCGACTGTATTAAACTTCAGCAAGGGGCTGGTGCCCATTTGATCCATTGCGAATCCGTCGCGAAGGTACAGGCTGTCGCAGCCCAGCTCAGCCCGGCGGTACTGCTGCGTCAGGCGCATCAGGTCAATGCCTTGCAAAGGCAGCTGGAGACCCACAGCGGGTTGAATGAAGAGTTGTTGATTGTTAACTGGTTAACCGGGTTTATGCCCGATTAA
- the tmk gene encoding dTMP kinase — protein MTGKFIVIEGLEGAGKSTAINLVAKVLQEHGIAEPVLTREPGGTPLAEQMRTLVKQGHPDEPLTDMAELLLLYAARIQLVDNVIKPALAQGRWVVGDRHDMSSQAYQGGGRGFDPVVMENLRDTVLGDFRPDLTLYMDIDPVLGLERARGRGELDRIEQMNIDFFHRTRARFLALAEQDPRVVIIDAGQSLADVSAAITQALNVWLERQ, from the coding sequence ATGACTGGTAAATTTATTGTAATTGAGGGGCTTGAGGGCGCCGGGAAAAGTACGGCGATCAACCTGGTGGCCAAGGTACTGCAAGAGCACGGGATTGCCGAGCCGGTTCTGACCCGTGAGCCGGGTGGGACACCATTGGCTGAACAGATGCGAACATTGGTTAAACAGGGGCATCCCGATGAGCCGCTGACCGATATGGCGGAGCTGTTGTTGCTGTATGCGGCCCGGATTCAGCTGGTGGACAATGTGATTAAGCCGGCGCTGGCGCAAGGGCGTTGGGTAGTTGGTGATCGTCATGACATGTCGTCACAGGCTTATCAGGGCGGTGGACGCGGTTTTGATCCGGTCGTGATGGAGAACCTGCGCGATACCGTGTTGGGGGATTTCCGTCCCGATCTGACCTTGTACATGGACATCGATCCGGTGCTGGGCCTGGAGCGTGCGCGCGGTCGTGGCGAGCTGGATCGGATCGAACAAATGAATATCGACTTTTTCCACCGGACCCGGGCGCGATTCCTGGCGCTGGCCGAGCAGGATCCGCGCGTGGTGATCATTGACGCCGGGCAGTCGCTCGCGGACGTCTCGGCTGCGATCACCCAGGCACTCAACGTCTGGCTGGAGCGGCAGTAA
- the mltG gene encoding endolytic transglycosylase MltG, producing MLKKLLIVILLVVLAVAGGLGWSFQQVKASLNQPVTLQDKMLLTVKPGTSFRGLLAQLDQENIIPASTWTRWIPRLEPQLSRLKSGTYQITPTMALHDLLTLVVSGREHQFAITLLEGDRFVDWRAQLKEAPYVVHATQAMTEAEIAAEIGADVEKLEGYLLPETYHYTAGTTDLELLRRAYRQMSRLLAEAWEGRNEAIPLKNPYEALIMASIIEKETAVDHERTVVSSVFMNRLKKGMRLQTDPTVIYGMGERYDGNIRKRDLRTPTPYNTYTIFGLPPTPIAMPSQASVLAAVNPQTSNYYYFVADGKGGHKFSTTLREHNRAVRDYLRTLKQNK from the coding sequence GTGCTAAAGAAGTTGCTGATCGTCATCTTATTGGTTGTGTTGGCGGTTGCAGGTGGATTGGGCTGGTCGTTTCAGCAGGTGAAAGCCTCGCTGAACCAACCGGTCACACTCCAGGACAAGATGTTGCTGACTGTCAAACCCGGAACGTCCTTCCGTGGTCTGCTGGCGCAACTGGATCAGGAAAATATCATCCCGGCATCGACCTGGACCCGGTGGATCCCACGGCTTGAGCCGCAGCTGTCCCGCTTGAAATCGGGGACTTACCAGATCACACCGACCATGGCCTTGCATGATCTCCTGACGCTGGTGGTGTCCGGCCGGGAGCATCAGTTTGCGATCACCCTGCTGGAAGGCGACCGATTCGTCGACTGGCGTGCGCAGCTGAAGGAAGCACCTTATGTGGTGCATGCCACCCAAGCGATGACGGAGGCTGAAATTGCCGCTGAGATTGGCGCGGACGTTGAGAAACTCGAAGGTTATTTGTTGCCGGAAACGTATCACTATACGGCGGGAACAACGGATCTGGAGCTGTTGCGCCGTGCATACCGTCAGATGAGCCGCCTGCTGGCCGAAGCCTGGGAAGGGCGCAATGAGGCGATCCCGCTGAAAAATCCCTATGAAGCGTTGATCATGGCCTCGATTATTGAGAAGGAAACGGCGGTCGATCATGAGCGAACCGTGGTGTCTTCCGTCTTTATGAACCGCCTGAAGAAAGGGATGCGGTTGCAGACCGATCCGACCGTGATTTACGGCATGGGCGAGCGCTACGATGGGAATATCCGCAAACGGGATCTGCGTACGCCGACGCCTTACAATACCTATACCATTTTCGGGCTTCCACCGACGCCGATTGCGATGCCGAGCCAGGCCTCGGTGCTGGCGGCCGTGAATCCGCAAACCAGCAATTATTACTATTTTGTGGCTGACGGCAAAGGCGGTCATAAATTTTCAACGACACTGCGCGAGCATAACCGGGCAGTGCGCGATTATCTGAGAACACTAAAGCAAAACAAATGA
- the pabC gene encoding aminodeoxychorismate lyase, protein MILINGVETDTVTVADRALQYGDGCFTTILVEQGQPRLWPLHLQRLQHTLAALRIAAPDWQALAEQVHLLAAAFPDKADKGGVKVLISRGAGGRGYSPAGCLDTQVIVSDFAWPRQYQQWQQHGIALGVCRQQLSTSPMLAGLKHLNRLEQVLLKQETQERGWLDAVVLDANGCVAETVASNIFWRKGQTVYTPSLETCGVHGVMRAHVLALLKQSPYCTEFVKSPLDELRCADEVFITNALMALVPISEIAGTTFTEQTLLRELNERLYAC, encoded by the coding sequence ATGATTCTGATCAACGGTGTAGAGACGGACACGGTAACGGTGGCCGATCGGGCGTTGCAGTATGGCGATGGCTGTTTTACCACCATTCTCGTTGAACAGGGTCAGCCTCGGTTATGGCCGTTACATTTACAGCGGTTGCAACATACGTTGGCGGCGCTGCGGATCGCGGCGCCGGACTGGCAGGCGCTGGCCGAGCAGGTTCATCTGCTTGCAGCCGCCTTTCCGGACAAAGCGGACAAAGGCGGAGTAAAAGTGCTGATCAGCCGGGGCGCAGGCGGGCGGGGCTACAGTCCTGCCGGTTGCCTCGATACCCAGGTGATCGTCTCTGATTTTGCCTGGCCGAGACAGTACCAGCAGTGGCAGCAGCACGGCATCGCTCTGGGGGTCTGTCGGCAACAGCTGTCGACGAGTCCGATGCTGGCTGGATTAAAGCACCTGAACCGGCTGGAGCAGGTGTTACTGAAACAGGAAACGCAGGAGCGGGGCTGGCTGGATGCGGTGGTACTCGACGCGAATGGTTGTGTCGCGGAGACGGTGGCCTCGAATATCTTCTGGCGCAAAGGGCAGACTGTGTATACGCCGTCTCTGGAGACTTGCGGTGTGCATGGCGTGATGCGGGCCCATGTGCTGGCATTGCTTAAACAGAGCCCGTATTGTACAGAGTTTGTCAAATCCCCCCTGGATGAGTTGCGTTGCGCTGATGAAGTCTTTATTACTAATGCTCTCATGGCGCTGGTGCCGATATCAGAAATTGCAGGAACAACGTTTACGGAGCAGACGCTGCTGCGTGAACTGAACGAGAGGTTGTACGCGTGCTAA